The genomic stretch ATTCCGCTCTCTTCCCTCCAGTATGGCCACCTGCTTCTTTTTGGTGTCCTGTTTGTCCACAATGAAGGAAAATCTCTCACATCCGGGCGCATACCGCAGGTCAAACGTATAGAACCTGCCGCTTTCGGTGATGGCTGTAAGGTTGGTCTGCAGGGCAAACGGCGACACGGCCCTGAGTGCGACAATATTGTTCACATTCTCCGCTTTCTCCACCTGTACGGTGGTGTTTCCGAAATCGACATACACGATTTTTTCCGGATAGATCACATGGGTCAGTTTCTCGTCAGAAACCGGAAGAACCGCCGTTTCCGGCATGGTACCGCCCTCCTTGTAGACAGCCTGCGCTCCCTCGTCGAAGGATATGCAATAGGTGTAATACCTGCTGTCCTCCGTAACAACCGACAGGTTGGTCTCTCCTTTGAAATCCCTTACCGTTGATTTCAGCCGGATGACGGACGGACATACCTGTATGACTTCCCCTATGATGTTCTCATCCCCCATGTTCAGGTATTTCACGGGAGTGGGGAATATCATATGGAGCGTCTTCTCATAACCGATCTTCAGGTTTCTGCACTCCAGCTCGTCAATACGGGGCTGCTGGGCTCTTCCTGATAAAAAAGCAAACAGGAGAAGTATCCCTGTGATGTAAATTCTGTTTTGTCTCATATCTTGATAAATTATATTTTAATAGTTTGATGTTTATCTTTGCATCCGGCTTTAGAATTTGATTCGTGATGAATTTCCTGTCCGGCATTCTTAACGTTTGCTATTTGATTGTCTGTCCCTTTGACATTTGTCCGGTTCATCTTCCGATTGCCCTCTTCCTGTTTCCTTGAATATTCACGGTAACTTTTCCAAAACCCCAAAATGTGGAAAACAATGGTAAGGGTGAGAAGAAAGCAGAAAAGCAAGATGGTCACAGAGCCGTCTTTCGATAGGAATTCTTCCATTTCGTACAGTTCTTTTAATTATCATTCGTTATTGTCACTTCCCGGGTCCGTTTATAATAGTTTACAGGCACTTCACTTTTTGAGCGTCGGATGTTCTTGTAGGCACGGCTTTAAACGTCCGGAGCAGCTGCCGGTCTTCAACAGTGCCGGATCGACCAGGTCGAAAATCCAGTGTGACTGGGGTATGAGCAGTTCAACCCTTACGGGTGCATCATCCGGCTTCAATCCGGGAAGTCCCGGCAGACCGTTCATGTCCGGAATAAGGCAGCGGCCGTCAGCCGGTTCATGAAGATACAGTCCGGTCCGTCCGTCTTTCAGGACGAGCCATGCCGGAAAGCATGCCTCCGGTTCATATTCCGACTGTTCCACTTCCGTGTCGTCTGTTCCCGGATAACGGACACGCATCCTGATCCGTATCGAAATCCCGTATTCAGGAAGGGAAAGAAACCTGTCAGCATCATCCGGTGTGAGGATTTCATGCAGTACGGATACATCAGGGGACAACAACCTTCCACGGGAGTGTGTCCTACTGTCCGGATACTGTTCACTGTTCATATGCAAGGAGGCCTTTCCGTCCGGCATGAATACACACCATACAAATACTCCCTCCTCCATGAGGTCACCTGTTATTGTCCTGCTGTCTTTCATATCTTTATTTTAATGTTTCAATATGCCGTTTCCGGTCAGCTTTCCCCCGGTTCTTTTTTCTCCATCAGAAACACGGCATAGTTGGTTTTGATGGTGACCTTCACTTTCTTGATATTCTTGCTTGCGGCCTGCTTGGTGGCGTTCACCACACCGTTCACGCCTCCGGCAATAAGCTGGCTGCCCATGTCCAGGCCTCCGGTTATCTGCGGATTTGTCCCGTCCACCGCCCCGGCCGTGGCATCCTTGTTGATTTCCGCCTTTGCGTTCCCCGGTACATAGATACCTTCCATTGCGTCAGAAGAATATACTTCTTTTTTAAACGGAAGGATATTGCCGCCCACATTGACTGTCCTGATCTCCACAATGACCCTTTCGCCGTCTATCTTCCTCACTTCCCCGTACACCGGCGAGTCCTTCCTCACCCGACGGCCGTCATCGGTGAGACAGTCCTCACCCAGACGCATCTTCAGCGTGGATCCGGCCATCACGACCTGGTCGGAATGCACGTACGCGCGGATGGCGTTCCGCCTGCTGCTCTTGTGCAAGGCGACCGTGTTGAATCTTGTCCTTGCCTCAGGGGCTTCCTTTGTCTCTTCCTTCTTCTCCACCTTCTTTTTCTCCTGTTTCCTTTTTTTCTTCTTCCGCAGTTCACGGGTGATACTGTCCAGGTTCTCTTGTGTGGGAAGGATATAGGAGGCGGTATCCGCCTTCCGCCCGTATTCCTCTTCCGGCGGCATCTCACTGTTGATGATGAGTTGACGCATACGCTCTATGTCCACCGGATTGTCCCCGCCCTGTCCCTCCGCCTGCTTGCGCAGGGGGGTACGCTCGAGCTGGGCCTTCACATCCGTAATGGTCACATCCTTGTTGTCCGTGCTAAGAC from Phocaeicola dorei encodes the following:
- the traM gene encoding conjugative transposon protein TraM; amino-acid sequence: MKKTQVIIVSVFGLLVLLVIWTISAMKGKEENQNTVRLSTDNKDVTITDVKAQLERTPLRKQAEGQGGDNPVDIERMRQLIINSEMPPEEEYGRKADTASYILPTQENLDSITRELRKKKKRKQEKKKVEKKEETKEAPEARTRFNTVALHKSSRRNAIRAYVHSDQVVMAGSTLKMRLGEDCLTDDGRRVRKDSPVYGEVRKIDGERVIVEIRTVNVGGNILPFKKEVYSSDAMEGIYVPGNAKAEINKDATAGAVDGTNPQITGGLDMGSQLIAGGVNGVVNATKQAASKNIKKVKVTIKTNYAVFLMEKKEPGES
- the traN gene encoding conjugative transposon protein TraN, translating into MRQNRIYITGILLLFAFLSGRAQQPRIDELECRNLKIGYEKTLHMIFPTPVKYLNMGDENIIGEVIQVCPSVIRLKSTVRDFKGETNLSVVTEDSRYYTYCISFDEGAQAVYKEGGTMPETAVLPVSDEKLTHVIYPEKIVYVDFGNTTVQVEKAENVNNIVALRAVSPFALQTNLTAITESGRFYTFDLRYAPGCERFSFIVDKQDTKKKQVAILEGRERNTRQKALLEKEISRRPKLLTNIRDEVAGMRFCVTNIFVDNDILLFRFGLHNRSQIGYTIDFIRFYIQDAKKRKKTAVQQLEQQPLFSFNRPEEVAALSSCDFTVALPKFTIPDKKVLIIEIQERNGGRHFYYKLKNKQLINAEILFPEIVGKP